The Lewinellaceae bacterium genome includes a region encoding these proteins:
- a CDS encoding energy transducer TonB — MDTIITPKEKEDKKRGLRTSIFVHIGLILLALLPLTRYEDPPPGQEGILVNLGIPDVGEGDENAAAASESQQEEAVVEENQPDEVQPEEVVEKTKPDPEPVEKKIVTTEDPDAIALKKKKEQDAKAQQEKDAEAKKKAQAAAEAKAKADAEAKAKADAEAKAKADAEAKAKAEADKLKEGLGLGGLGKGKGNTGKDGNQGDPGGDPNSDILTGVSTGSGTVGGGLGSRGRVNSPPVKENSQASGIVVLNVCVDSEGNVVSATYTQKGSTTGDINLKNAAIKNANQWKFSKGGPDKQCGTITYNFKVQ; from the coding sequence ATGGATACCATAATCACACCAAAAGAAAAAGAAGATAAGAAACGCGGGTTACGAACTAGTATCTTTGTACATATTGGTTTGATCCTGCTGGCCCTTTTGCCCCTTACCCGTTATGAGGATCCTCCTCCGGGACAGGAAGGTATTCTGGTAAATCTTGGCATTCCTGATGTGGGTGAGGGAGACGAAAATGCCGCTGCTGCGTCGGAATCCCAGCAGGAAGAAGCTGTCGTCGAGGAAAATCAGCCGGATGAGGTACAACCGGAAGAAGTGGTAGAGAAAACCAAGCCTGACCCGGAACCCGTTGAAAAGAAAATTGTCACTACAGAAGATCCTGACGCTATAGCCTTAAAAAAGAAAAAGGAACAAGACGCCAAAGCCCAGCAGGAAAAAGATGCCGAGGCTAAAAAGAAAGCCCAGGCAGCCGCCGAGGCAAAAGCTAAAGCCGACGCCGAGGCAAAAGCCAAAGCTGATGCCGAAGCCAAAGCCAAAGCTGATGCCGAAGCCAAAGCCAAAGCTGAAGCCGACAAGTTAAAAGAAGGCCTGGGCCTTGGAGGACTCGGAAAAGGCAAGGGCAATACAGGAAAAGACGGCAACCAGGGAGATCCGGGAGGAGATCCTAATTCCGATATTTTAACCGGTGTAAGCACCGGATCCGGTACCGTTGGTGGAGGACTTGGCTCAAGAGGACGGGTAAATTCGCCCCCCGTTAAAGAAAATTCCCAGGCGTCAGGTATAGTGGTCCTAAACGTATGTGTCGATAGTGAGGGAAACGTAGTCAGTGCTACTTACACTCAAAAAGGCTCTACCACCGGGGACATTAACCTCAAAAATGCCGCGATAAAAAATGCCAACCAGTGGAAATTTTCCAAAGGCGGACCTGATAAACAGTGCGGAACGATAACCTATAATTTTAAGGTGCAGTAA
- a CDS encoding bifunctional folylpolyglutamate synthase/dihydrofolate synthase — translation MKNQYEQTLEYLFTQLPMFQRIGPKAFKKDLTNIIKLAEALGYPQEKFPSIHIAGTNGKGSTAFALSAIFQAHGYKTGLYVSPHYKDFRERIRINGQYVSRRFVIDFVAQNKSLFTTIKPSFFEITVAMAFAYFAAQKVDIAIIETGLGGRLDSTNILHPLLSIITNISYDHQNFLGETLPEIAGEKAGIIKKNTPVVIGETQPETQPVFERVARENNAPISFADQTHKLKEKEQTLEFTNYDIWKNEKPYLNDLKVNMHGPFQRKNLLTVLESLSVLEQYHPQYHFTEDNVRTGLFNLKKLTRYIGRWQVLQQNPTILCDSAHNEGGLEMTIGQLKQLDYSTLHCVLGFVNDKNIDKPLSFFPKNARYYFAKADIPRGLDAQLLQKTALNHQLHGRTYTSVKNALRAAKRAADPDDLIFVGGSVFTVAEVV, via the coding sequence ATGAAAAATCAGTACGAGCAAACCCTTGAATATTTATTCACCCAACTCCCGATGTTCCAACGGATCGGGCCCAAGGCCTTTAAAAAGGATCTGACTAATATCATTAAACTGGCCGAAGCACTCGGGTATCCCCAAGAAAAATTCCCTTCCATACATATTGCCGGCACCAACGGCAAAGGATCTACCGCCTTCGCACTTTCCGCCATCTTCCAGGCCCACGGGTATAAAACAGGGCTTTATGTTTCTCCACATTATAAAGATTTCAGGGAACGCATCCGGATAAACGGCCAATATGTTTCCAGGCGTTTTGTAATAGATTTCGTTGCCCAAAACAAATCTTTATTTACAACCATCAAACCCTCCTTTTTTGAAATCACCGTAGCCATGGCCTTCGCTTATTTTGCCGCTCAAAAAGTGGATATTGCCATCATAGAAACCGGTCTTGGCGGTCGGCTGGACTCCACCAATATCCTGCATCCGCTTTTGAGCATCATTACCAATATCAGTTATGATCACCAAAATTTCCTCGGAGAAACGCTTCCGGAAATTGCGGGCGAAAAAGCAGGCATCATCAAAAAAAATACCCCGGTAGTCATCGGGGAAACACAACCGGAAACACAACCTGTTTTTGAACGCGTTGCCCGGGAGAATAATGCGCCCATCTCTTTTGCCGATCAAACCCATAAACTTAAAGAAAAAGAGCAAACCCTGGAATTTACGAATTATGACATCTGGAAAAATGAAAAACCGTATTTGAATGATCTGAAAGTAAATATGCACGGCCCTTTCCAACGAAAGAACCTGCTGACTGTTTTGGAAAGCCTCTCCGTTCTTGAACAGTACCACCCGCAATATCATTTTACAGAAGATAATGTAAGAACAGGATTGTTTAATCTCAAAAAACTGACCCGTTATATTGGAAGATGGCAGGTGTTGCAGCAAAATCCGACGATTTTATGTGACAGCGCCCACAATGAAGGCGGCCTCGAAATGACCATCGGACAATTGAAGCAATTAGACTATTCCACCCTGCATTGTGTGCTGGGATTTGTCAATGATAAAAATATAGACAAACCTTTGTCCTTTTTCCCGAAAAATGCACGTTATTACTTCGCAAAAGCAGACATCCCCAGGGGGCTGGATGCCCAATTGCTTCAAAAGACGGCCCTTAACCACCAATTGCATGGAAGAACCTACACTTCTGTTAAAAATGCACTGAGGGCGGCTAAAAGAGCAGCCGATCCGGATGATCTTATTTTTGTGGGAGGCAGTGTTTTTACGGTTGCGGAAGTGGTGTAA